The sequence AACAAGGTAAATCCGGTTACGATGCAAACTGGGGAAAATTTACAGAATTAGCAAAAGACTTTGAAACCAGTCCGCTATATGTATTTTCTTATCTCAACCGTTGGGTAAGAAAACAAGGAGTTGAGACAGCAAGAATTGAAAAAATAAAACTTTACGCTTATGACTTTTATCCTTGTTTTGATGCTTACGTTAAATATGACAACATTCAGGAGAAATTAATTGTGGAATCGGAATCAAGTTTATGTCATACCCAAAAACTAACCGAACTTTATCGGAGGTTTTATAGAGCTAATAAGAAATATAATCCTAAGTCTAACGCGGTACTCAAACCGATTGATATTGCAGCCGAAACTATTCTCAAAGCTGAATTAAGCGTACATACAGGAGAATGTTTAGTATTAGTGGTGGCAGCAGAAGTTTTCAAATTAATGGATAGAGTTCATGCTTCCACCGCTGAGGGAAGGTGGGTATTTAATCACAAAGAAAGAGAAGAAGAAAGACAAGCAGTACTCGAATTTGCAAGATACTTTGTAGAGGATATCTTTGAAAAATCATTCGCAGGCGATCGCGCTCGTTTAGCAGGTAGACAAATCAACTTAATTCGAGATACCTGTGAATTCCTTTATCGTCTGGAAAATGATAAAGAAAATCAGTTACAAGGTAATGATTCTAAGAAAGAAAATGATTCAGAAACACTTATTAGTTCGTAGTAAGGAATTTATTCCTAACTACTCGTTACCAGACTCCGGCTGGTAACGCATAGCTGGAGGCTCTGCCTTCATTCTAAAGAGGCAGAGCCTCTAGTAAAGCATTCCCCGGCAGAGCCAGGGAACGAGAAACAATCCAAAATCTAAAATCAAATGACATTCCTAAAATCCATCGATTCCAAATTATTCCACACCGAAATTCCCTACAAACCAATGGGAAAATACGTTCACTTCCTGACAATTCGCGTTACCGAATCTTATCCTTTATTCCAAACAGATGGAGAATTAAATAAATCGCGAGTTAGAGCGGGTAAGAAAGATAAAAATACAATCAGTCGTCTTTCCATGTTCAAACGCAAACAATCAACACCAGAACGTTTAGTTGGTCGTGAATTAATGCGTAATTATGGTTTAGTCAAAGATGAAGAATGCGAATATAACGTCAAATTTGCAATGGATAACCCTGATTGTATTATTTATGGTTTCGCAATCGGTGATTCTGGTTCTGAAAAATCAAAAGTTGTTGTAGATACTGCTTTTTCAATTACACCTTTTGATGAATCTCACGAAACATTTACTTTAAATGCTCCTTTTGAAAATGGGACAATGACATCGAAGGGTGAAAACGGTTCTAAACCCGGTGAAGTTACTAGTAGAATTAATCAACAAGACCATATTAGACCCCAAGTATTCTTCCCTAGCATTGTCACATTAAAAGACCCCACGGAAGCAAGCTTTCTCTACGTTTTAAATAATATATTGCGTACCCGTCATTATGGAGCGCAAACAACCCGTACCGGAAGAGTTAGAAATGAGTTGATTGGAGTAATTTTTGCTGATGGTGAAATTACTAGTAACCTACGTTGGACTCAAGCAATTTATGATGAAATGAAAGCTAATAATAGTATCAATTCTCCCGAACCTTTGGATGAAGATGATGTAATTACAGCCGCGAAAACAGCGATAGAATCACAAATGGCTGAAGAATTTATTGTCCATCAAGATTATCTCAACGATGAATTTGCAGCATTACTCAAAGAAGTAAAAGCAATTACAGCTAACGAAGATGAACTGAAAAAGCTGCTGAAAAAAGCTGATGTTGAAGCTAAAGAATATGCCAAAGTTCATATAAAGGTTAAAAGTAAGGATAAGGATAAAAACAAAGACAAAAATAAAGAAACAGCAGCAAATTCATAGCCATGACTATAATCTATTGCTGCCAGCTAGAACTACACGACAGCGTTTATTTCGCAACCCGCGAAATCGGCAGACTCTACGAAACCGAACCAGTAATCCACAATTACGCATTGTGTTACGCATTAGGATTAGTAGATAGCGAAATTTACGCTACGACAGTTTCCGAAGAACATTCCTACCGTTACTTTTGTCCCGAACAAGTTCCTAAATATGAAGAACATTTAACGCCATTAAATCAACAGGGAATTTACGTCACACCAGCCCATTCAATTCACCATACTTCTGTTCTCAACACCTGGAAATATGCCAATAATAACTATCATGTTGAGATGCAGAAAACCCAAAAAAATATTCCCAGTTTTGGCAGAGCAAAGGAAATTGCACCGGAAAGTCAGTTTGAGTTTTTTATTATTTCTAAAAATGACATTGAGTTAAAAGGTAAATTACCAAAATGGATTCGTTTAGGTAAGTGGATGAGTAAAGCTGAAGTGGAAATTCAACAAGTAGCTAAATTGGAATCGAAAACCGGTGACTTTACTTTTCCTTATCCTTTAAATCCTCTTGATGTGATGTTTACTAATCAAGTTATCAGCTACGACGTTGTAAATATGCCTCCCGTAAGTTTGATTCAAAATGTCACTATTACAAAAGGGGAATTTTTTCAATTTGAAAACCCCTTCACTTCCCAAAAATTAAAACTTCCTGCAAAAATGGCATATCGGTTTAAAGGTTAATAAAATAGCCTGAAGATTGTAGATCCCCCTAAATGCCCCTTAATAATGGGGACTTCAGATAAACTTATTCGATAAAATTTTCAGCTTGTAAAGGGGGAGTTTAGTTAATTGGTGCGTGACGCTAAAAAGTTATTTATTACTACGTTCAAATTTGTTCATAGCGTCACAGCACCCTACAAAATCCAAAAGCCAAAATAACTGATAACTGCTCACTGCTCACTGTTAACTGAATAATGCCTCACAGTCTAATATTAAACCTCACCCCAAAATCCCCCATCTACCCCCAATTCCTCACCGGAAGACACCTACATGCTTTATTCCTCACCTTAGTAAGTTCGGTTGACAAAGAATTAGGAACCCATTTACACGATTCTAAAGCCGATAAAGCTTTTACGCTCTCCCCTTTACAAATAAGTAAAAGAAATTCTCCTATTGCTAAAGGTAGTAAGCGGGGAAGCATATTAAAATCCCAACATCAAGAAGCGATTTCTACAGGTACTCCCTGTTGGTGGCGAATTTCTCTACTCGATGATGCGCTATTCGGTAAATTAACTCAACTGTGGCTAAATCTTAATCCCCAACAGCCTTGGCATTTAGGCTCTGCCGATTTGTATATTACCAGCATCCAAGGTACTCCCCAATCTACCCAACCTTGGGCTAATGCTTGTAGCTATAACCAACTATACGAGCAAGCAAGCGATTCCGAGCGGATTATTTCTGTCAATTTCGCAACTCCTACCGCTTGGAGACAGGGGAAATACGACAGCACGCTGCCGACAAGGGAATCTGTGTTCAAATCTTTACTTTCTCGCTGGAATAAATATAGCGGTATTGAATTTGAAAATCTAAATTTTGATGCAATTTTCCCCAGCTTTATCAACATCCATACCGAAATAGTTCCCGATTCGCGCAGCAAATTTATCGGTATTGTTGGTGAGGTTAGCTATCGAATCATGGGTGATGTTGAAGCAATCCAAATTAAACAAATAAATGCTTTAGCTGACTTTGCTTTGTATTGCGGAATTGGCAGAAAAACTACTATGGGAATGGGAATGGGCAGGAGAGTTAGGAGTTAGGAATTAGGAGTTAAGAGTTAAGAGTTCCTAGGTTGGGTTGAGGAACGTTAGCAGAGCGTGTCCGTTAGCGGAGCGTGTCCCGGAGGGACATTAGGACATAACCCAACAAACCCAACAAATAGATTTATTTTTTTCAATTTAGTCTACTTAAGTAGACTTTGGCTATTAGCCCGGAAATTGATTTCCGGGTGGGATAGGTTTACCAAAATAGCAATCTAAATCAAATTTAATCAAACAATGAACAACACAGATTACATCACCATCGCTTCTTTAAACCAATATTCATACTGTCCCCATCGCTGTTGGCGCATGTTTTGTTTGGGAGAATTTACCGATAATCAATACACCATTGAAGGAACTAGCTTACACGAAAGAGTTCACACAGTTAGTGAAAACAATCAGGAAGAAACTTGGCAGATTCGCGCTATTTGGTTGAAGTCAGAAAAATATAAGTTAATCGGTAAATCAGATTTGATTGAGTTAGAAAATGATGAATGGTATCCCGTGGAATATAAACGAGGAAAAAAAGGTGAATGGGATAACGATGAATTACAAGTTTGCGCTCAAGCTCTATGTTTGGAGGAAATGACTGGGAAAGATATTACTACCGGCTATATTTACTATGCTCAAAATAATAAGCGTCAGTTAGTAGAAATAAACGACGATTTGAGAGAGGAAACTATCGCCACAATTGCTAATGTTACGCAGTTATTAGAAACTGGAAAAATGCCACCCGCAATTTATAGCAAGCGTTGTAAAGGATGCAGTCTTTATTCTCAATGCTTACCGATGGCTGTTGATAAAGTCAAACGCTATCAAGAAGCCCAATGAATCTTCAATTTGGGGTTTTTAATTTTAGATTTTTGTTTTGGTTTTAATTTAATATTTTTCGTTGTTCACTGCTCGCTGTTCACTAATAACTGATTAATCATGGGTACTGTTTACATTACACAAATGGATTCTTTCGTCGGAAAAGTTGACGAACGTCTTACCGTTAAATTTGAAAAAAATAAGATTTTAGATGTTCCTTTAATTAAAGTCGATGGTGTTGTTGTTTTAGGACGAGCTACTATATCACCTGCGGTAGTTTACGAATTACTAGAACGTCATATTCCTCTCACTTTTCTAACAGAAACCGGTCGCTATTTAGGCAGACTAGAACCCGAAGTTACTAAAAATCTTTTTCTTCGCAAAGCGCAATGGCGAGCTACTGAAAATTCACCGACATCTGTTGGTGCCGTACAAAGCTTTGTCAGAGGTAAGCTAAAAAATTACCGCAATGTTATGGTTCGTCGTCAAAGAGAATCAGCAAAACTCGATTTATCAAAAAATATCACTCACTTAGAAAATGCTATTGCTCCAATCGACACTACAGAAAATATTGATTCTCTCAGAGGTTTAGAGGGTGCGGGTAGTGCTGCTTATTTCAGTAGTTTCGATCAAATGATTCGCACTACAGAGTTTAAATTTACTCGTCGGGTTCGTCGTCCGCCAACAGATCCGGTGAATTCTTTACTTAGCTTCGGCTACTCTCTGCTAAGACATGATGTCCAAGGTGCAGTTAACATCGTCGGATTTGACCCATATCTAGGATATCTACATTGCGATCGCTATGGAAGACCTTCGCTAGCTTTGGATTTAATGGAGGAGTTTCGTCCTTTGGTGGTTGATGCGATGGTGTTATCTACTTTAAATAAGTACTTATGCAAAATTAATTGTATATTCTGAACCAAAGTTTATAAGAATGTTTTCTACAGCTTCAACTAAAGCAGAATAGCTATCATAAGCATTCACCTCTAGCCATTTATATTTAATAAATCGCCATAATATTTCTATAATATTTAAATGAGGAGAGTAGGTAGGTAAAAAGAAAATATCTAATCCTTTCTGTGACCATTCTTGTTCTTTATCCCATAAAAATGAATTTTGATGAACTGAAGAGTTATCCATTATTAAGACAGTTCTTTTAGTAATTTTTGTACAAAAATCATCTATGCAGGCTATAACTACATCACTATTAATGCTACAATTAAACGTATATACTTCTAATTCATTCTGCTTGGTTAAAAAACCTAACACGTTAATTCTTTTACTCGGTTGACTTTTGACAGTCATTTTTTGTTTATTCTCTTGCCATGCGTAAGGAATATATGGAATTAAACAAAAGCCACTTTCATCTACATATCTAATTTCTATTTCTCCTTCCCGCTCTTTTTCTTTCAATCGTTCTAATTCTTGAATCTTTTTATTGTAAAATTCGGGAACGGGGCTTCCAGCAACGCTTCTCTTGATTCTAAACCAACCCATTCCGGCGATTTTCATCACCCTTTTTATTGTGTCTTTGCTTGCTGGTATTCCCCATTCTTTTTCAATTTTATCTTGGACTTTTTCTAGATTTTTTGGTGTTTCTTTGACCCATTGTTTAATCAGTTTTTCTTGATTAATATTAAATAGTGGTTTTACGACCACGACCTGGATTATTATAGAGTCCTGCTAAACTCTCTGAATCCCAATTATTAAACCAATTATAAATTGTATTACGACTAACTTTAAATATTTTAATTAATTCTGATATTTGATAGCCTTGAAAACTTAATTTTATACAGTGCGCTCTCTCTCTTACTTGATAATATTTACTTTCCTGATAGATTCTATCTAATATTTTTAATGTTTCTTTACTTAACCCTTTAATATGTCTCATTTGATAAAAACTTTATATTGAACGCTCATACTATTTTTTCACAAAATAGAAGCGAATAATATTTTTATACCTCAAAATAATTCTTTTGAAAATTATTTTAAAATACACAATTAATTTTGCGCTGGTACTTAAGGGATTGATTGAACCAAAAGATTTTGAAACCGAACCCGTAAGCAATGCTGTTTCTCTCACCAAAGAAGCACGAAAAACATTTCTCAAACTCTATACCCAAAAAAAACAAACTAGATTCACCCATCCGGTAATGAAACGCAAATGTAGCTACCAAGAGGCTTTTGAAATCCAAGCCAGATTATTAGGAAAATATTTGATGGGTGAAACCGATAAATACCCACCGTTAGTTCGTTGGTAATCAAGTTAAAAATCATATATAACAATCAATGAATGTTGTTGTCAGTTACGATATTTCCGAAGATAAACGTCGCACAAAAATTCACAAAGTTCTTAAATCTTACGGACAATGGGTACAATACAGCATTTTTGAGTGTCAACTTACCGATACTCAATATGCTAGATTAAGAAGTCGTTTGAACAAGTTAATTAAATCCGACACCGATAGCATCCGCTTTTATTTTTTATGTGCCTGCTGCTTTGGTAAAGTAGAACGTATTGGTGGGGAACAACCTCGCGACGATAGTATTTTCTTTGCTTAATTCACGGATGGGTAACTGTTGAAAAACAGGTTTTGAAAAAAATGGCTGAATCCCATATGTAGCAAGCTTTTGAGACTAAAAAGTGTCGAGGACCATCCGCGAAGCTTACCCAGACTGGGTTTCAGCCATTCCGACCCTTCTCATTTCAACTTTCACGTGCTATGATTAACCCATCCGTGAAACCGAACCTTGAAAACCTCATATTGAAAGGCTTTCAGATGCCCACAGTTGAAATCAACTTAAATCCCTATCAGGGATTGAAACTGGGAGAAAGTAAGAAAGCACGGTAAAGCGACCCGCGTTGAAATCAACTTAAATCCCTATCAGGGATTGAAACTTGCTACCTGCATCTTTATTATCGGGCTTTATGTTGAAATCAACTTAAATCCCTATCAGGGATTGAAACCTAGATAGGTAGTACCTACTGCTAAAGCTTGCCAAGTTGAAATCAACTTAAATCCCTATCAGGGATTGAAACTTATTAATCTGAATAACCTTCCTTGAAGTGTTGAGGTTGAAATCAACTTAAATCCCTATCAGGGATTGAAACTTATCTGGA comes from Rivularia sp. PCC 7116 and encodes:
- the cas7d gene encoding type I-D CRISPR-associated protein Cas7/Csc2; translation: MTFLKSIDSKLFHTEIPYKPMGKYVHFLTIRVTESYPLFQTDGELNKSRVRAGKKDKNTISRLSMFKRKQSTPERLVGRELMRNYGLVKDEECEYNVKFAMDNPDCIIYGFAIGDSGSEKSKVVVDTAFSITPFDESHETFTLNAPFENGTMTSKGENGSKPGEVTSRINQQDHIRPQVFFPSIVTLKDPTEASFLYVLNNILRTRHYGAQTTRTGRVRNELIGVIFADGEITSNLRWTQAIYDEMKANNSINSPEPLDEDDVITAAKTAIESQMAEEFIVHQDYLNDEFAALLKEVKAITANEDELKKLLKKADVEAKEYAKVHIKVKSKDKDKNKDKNKETAANS
- the cas5d gene encoding type I-D CRISPR-associated protein Cas5/Csc1 — protein: MTIIYCCQLELHDSVYFATREIGRLYETEPVIHNYALCYALGLVDSEIYATTVSEEHSYRYFCPEQVPKYEEHLTPLNQQGIYVTPAHSIHHTSVLNTWKYANNNYHVEMQKTQKNIPSFGRAKEIAPESQFEFFIISKNDIELKGKLPKWIRLGKWMSKAEVEIQQVAKLESKTGDFTFPYPLNPLDVMFTNQVISYDVVNMPPVSLIQNVTITKGEFFQFENPFTSQKLKLPAKMAYRFKG
- the cas6 gene encoding CRISPR-associated endoribonuclease Cas6 — its product is MPHSLILNLTPKSPIYPQFLTGRHLHALFLTLVSSVDKELGTHLHDSKADKAFTLSPLQISKRNSPIAKGSKRGSILKSQHQEAISTGTPCWWRISLLDDALFGKLTQLWLNLNPQQPWHLGSADLYITSIQGTPQSTQPWANACSYNQLYEQASDSERIISVNFATPTAWRQGKYDSTLPTRESVFKSLLSRWNKYSGIEFENLNFDAIFPSFINIHTEIVPDSRSKFIGIVGEVSYRIMGDVEAIQIKQINALADFALYCGIGRKTTMGMGMGRRVRS
- the cas4 gene encoding CRISPR-associated protein Cas4 translates to MNNTDYITIASLNQYSYCPHRCWRMFCLGEFTDNQYTIEGTSLHERVHTVSENNQEETWQIRAIWLKSEKYKLIGKSDLIELENDEWYPVEYKRGKKGEWDNDELQVCAQALCLEEMTGKDITTGYIYYAQNNKRQLVEINDDLREETIATIANVTQLLETGKMPPAIYSKRCKGCSLYSQCLPMAVDKVKRYQEAQ
- a CDS encoding IS630 family transposase — its product is MVVKPLFNINQEKLIKQWVKETPKNLEKVQDKIEKEWGIPASKDTIKRVMKIAGMGWFRIKRSVAGSPVPEFYNKKIQELERLKEKEREGEIEIRYVDESGFCLIPYIPYAWQENKQKMTVKSQPSKRINVLGFLTKQNELEVYTFNCSINSDVVIACIDDFCTKITKRTVLIMDNSSVHQNSFLWDKEQEWSQKGLDIFFLPTYSPHLNIIEILWRFIKYKWLEVNAYDSYSALVEAVENILINFGSEYTINFA
- a CDS encoding helix-turn-helix domain-containing protein, with amino-acid sequence MRHIKGLSKETLKILDRIYQESKYYQVRERAHCIKLSFQGYQISELIKIFKVSRNTIYNWFNNWDSESLAGLYNNPGRGRKTTI
- the cas2 gene encoding CRISPR-associated endonuclease Cas2, coding for MNVVVSYDISEDKRRTKIHKVLKSYGQWVQYSIFECQLTDTQYARLRSRLNKLIKSDTDSIRFYFLCACCFGKVERIGGEQPRDDSIFFA